Proteins from a single region of Belliella baltica DSM 15883:
- the rplA gene encoding 50S ribosomal protein L1 produces MAKLTKKQKEALSKYDASQQYSLEEASSIVKQITNTKFDASIDLDVRLGVDPRKADQMVRGVVALPHGTGKDVKVLVLCTPDKEAEAKEAGADYVGLDDYIAKIEGGWTDIDVIITMPNVMAKVGRLGRVLGPRGLMPNPKSGTVTLEVGKAVKEVKAGKIDFKVDKFGIIHAGIGKASFTPEQIQENAKELINTISKLKPTSSKGTYFRSIHLSSTMSPGIIVDKGSIQGI; encoded by the coding sequence ATGGCTAAGTTAACAAAAAAGCAAAAAGAAGCTCTTTCTAAGTACGACGCAAGCCAACAGTACTCCCTAGAAGAAGCTTCTTCAATTGTGAAGCAAATCACTAACACTAAATTTGATGCTTCTATAGATCTTGACGTTCGATTGGGCGTAGATCCTAGAAAAGCAGATCAAATGGTAAGAGGAGTAGTTGCATTGCCGCATGGTACAGGCAAAGATGTTAAGGTTTTGGTACTTTGTACCCCTGACAAAGAAGCTGAAGCTAAAGAGGCAGGTGCAGACTATGTTGGATTAGACGACTATATTGCTAAGATCGAGGGCGGTTGGACTGACATTGATGTCATCATAACAATGCCAAACGTAATGGCTAAAGTTGGTAGATTAGGTAGGGTTTTGGGACCTAGAGGCTTGATGCCTAACCCAAAATCAGGAACAGTAACTTTAGAAGTTGGAAAAGCTGTTAAGGAAGTAAAAGCTGGTAAGATTGATTTCAAAGTAGATAAATTTGGAATTATTCATGCTGGTATTGGTAAGGCTTCATTTACACCTGAGCAAATTCAGGAAAATGCAAAAGAGCTCATCAATACGATTTCTAAGCTGAAGCCAACTTCATCAAAAGGAACCTATTTCAGAAGTATTCATTTGTCAAGCACAATGTCTCCTGGAATTATTGTAGATAAAGGTAGTATTCAAGGAATTTAA
- the rplJ gene encoding 50S ribosomal protein L10, with the protein MTRDEKREIIESLTEKFRENPYFYITNASGFNVAQVNAFRRACFEKGVEYKVYKNTLIAKALENLDGDYAKFSEATLKGFSGIVFSKEIGNLPAKVILDFRKKQGKKETRPVFKGAYIDSDVFIGENQLEMLSTLKSKNELLGDVIGLLQSPAKNLISALQYGQNTVAGLVKTLSEKE; encoded by the coding sequence ATGACTAGAGACGAAAAAAGAGAAATAATCGAAAGTCTTACCGAGAAATTCAGAGAAAACCCGTATTTCTACATTACTAATGCTTCAGGTTTTAATGTTGCTCAGGTAAATGCTTTCAGAAGAGCTTGTTTTGAAAAGGGTGTAGAATATAAGGTTTATAAAAATACACTAATTGCGAAAGCATTAGAAAACCTTGATGGAGACTATGCTAAATTTTCAGAAGCTACTCTAAAAGGCTTTTCAGGTATCGTATTTTCAAAAGAAATTGGAAATCTTCCTGCAAAAGTAATTCTTGATTTCAGAAAGAAACAAGGTAAGAAAGAAACAAGACCAGTTTTCAAAGGTGCGTATATAGATTCTGATGTTTTCATCGGAGAGAATCAACTAGAAATGTTGTCAACTCTTAAATCTAAAAACGAACTCTTGGGAGATGTTATTGGTCTTCTTCAATCACCGGCAAAAAATCTTATCTCTGCCCTTCAGTATGGACAGAATACAGTTGCAGGTCTTGTTAAGACACTCTCTGAAAAAGAATAA
- the rplL gene encoding 50S ribosomal protein L7/L12 has protein sequence MADLKQLADQLVNLTVKEVKELADILKDEYGIEPAAAGAVMVAGGAAGDAGAAEEEKTAFDVILKAAGGQKLAVVKLVKELTGLGLKEAKELVDSAPKAVKEGIAKDEAEALKKSLEEAGAEVEVK, from the coding sequence ATGGCAGATCTTAAACAACTTGCTGATCAGTTGGTAAACTTGACTGTAAAAGAAGTAAAAGAATTGGCTGATATTTTGAAAGACGAGTATGGTATCGAACCTGCTGCGGCTGGCGCTGTAATGGTAGCTGGTGGTGCTGCTGGTGATGCTGGTGCTGCTGAAGAAGAAAAAACAGCTTTCGATGTAATCCTTAAAGCTGCAGGTGGTCAGAAACTAGCTGTAGTTAAGCTTGTGAAAGAATTGACTGGTCTTGGCTTGAAAGAAGCAAAAGAACTAGTTGATAGCGCTCCTAAAGCTGTTAAAGAAGGAATTGCTAAAGACGAAGCAGAAGCTTTGAAAAAGTCTCTTGAAGAGGCTGGAGCTGAAGTTGAAGTTAAGTAA
- the rpoB gene encoding DNA-directed RNA polymerase subunit beta, translating into MAIQNQTERKSFSSIKVVKDYPDFLDIQLQSFKDFFQLDTPAERRRQDGLFKVFSENFPISDSRENFTLEFIDYTVDPPKYNIEECIDRGLTYSVPLKAKLRLLCSDEDNEDFETIEQEVFLGNLPYMTAKGSFVINGAERVIVSQLHRSPGVFFAQSKHTNGTKLYSARIIPFKGSWIEFATDINNVMYAYIDRKKKFPVTTLLRAIGFGSDKQILDLFGLSEEIAATKAALKKVSGRKLAARVLRTWVEDFVDEDTGEVVSIDRNEVLLERDSILSDEDIELILESGAKSIILHREDVNVADYSIIYNTLQKDNSNSEKEAVEVIYRQLRNTEAPDEATAREVIHGLFFSDKRYDLGEVGRYRINKKLGLNIDSEKIVLTTEDIINIVKYLIGLINSKAVVDDIDHLSNRRVRTVGEQLYSQFGVGLARMARTIRERMNVRDNEDFKPVDLINARTLSSVINSFFGTNQLSQFMDQTNPLAELTHKRRLSALGPGGLSRERAGFEVRDVHYTHYGRLCTIETPEGPNIGLISSLCVHAKVNSMGFLETPYRKVKEGKVSMNADDIVFLTAEEEDDNNIAQANAPLDEKGMFINDRVKARFEGDFPVLDPKEISYMDVAPNQIVSVAASLIPFLEHDDANRALMGSNMQRQAVPLLKAEAPIVGTGLEGKAAIDSRALIIAETSGVIEYVDATKITVKYDLTEDDLLVNFSDEYKTYNLVKFRRTNQDTTINLTPLVLKGQKVAKGQVLVEGYATNNGELALGKNLRVAYMPWQGYNFEDAIVISERVVREDIFTSIHIEEFQLEVRDTKRGEEELTSEIPNVSEEAVKNLDENGIIRVGAELKEGDIIIGKITPKGETDPTPEEKLLRAIFGDKAGDVKDASLKASPSLNGVVIETKLFSRPKKDKDLRAKSKAEVEKLKAQYSKDLLGMRARMINKLVQLLDGKTSQGVRHKFGDEIISKGVKFNAKNIEQNLFPAKNPYRDESNYNVQEEANLVSDIILDDWTDDQHTNSLIQKLVKNYINSRNDISGIFKRDKFTLEVGDELPAGIVQLAKVYVAKKRKLKVGDKMAGRHGNKGIVARIVREEDMPFLEDGTPMDIVLNPLGVPSRMNIGQIFETVLAWAGHKMGKKYATPIFDGATMEEVATELEKAELPAYGRTYLFDGLTGKKFDQPVTVGIAYMLKLGHLVDDKMHARSIGPYSLITQQPLGGKAQFGGQRFGEMEVWALEAFGASHVLQEILTVKSDDVVGRAKAYEAIVKGENLPKPNIPESFNVLVHELRSLALEITLD; encoded by the coding sequence TTGGCTATCCAGAATCAAACCGAAAGGAAAAGTTTCTCATCTATTAAGGTAGTCAAAGACTATCCGGATTTCCTTGATATCCAATTACAATCCTTTAAAGATTTTTTTCAGCTAGATACTCCGGCTGAACGAAGGAGACAGGATGGTCTTTTCAAAGTGTTTTCAGAGAATTTCCCAATAAGTGATTCTAGGGAAAACTTTACACTTGAATTTATTGACTATACAGTAGATCCTCCGAAATACAACATTGAAGAATGTATTGATAGAGGTTTAACCTACTCTGTACCACTGAAAGCAAAACTTCGTTTGTTATGTTCTGATGAGGATAACGAGGATTTTGAAACTATTGAGCAAGAAGTATTCTTAGGAAACCTTCCTTATATGACAGCGAAGGGTTCTTTCGTGATCAATGGTGCAGAAAGAGTAATTGTTTCTCAACTTCATAGATCTCCAGGTGTATTCTTTGCTCAAAGTAAACATACCAATGGTACTAAGCTTTATTCTGCCAGAATTATTCCTTTTAAAGGAAGCTGGATAGAATTTGCTACAGATATCAATAATGTCATGTATGCTTACATTGATAGAAAGAAAAAGTTCCCTGTAACGACTCTCCTGAGAGCAATTGGATTCGGTTCAGATAAGCAAATCTTAGATCTTTTTGGTCTTTCTGAAGAAATTGCTGCCACAAAAGCTGCACTTAAGAAAGTATCTGGAAGAAAGCTTGCAGCAAGAGTTTTGAGAACTTGGGTAGAAGATTTCGTGGATGAAGATACTGGAGAGGTTGTTTCTATCGATAGAAATGAAGTTCTTTTAGAAAGAGATTCTATCTTATCTGATGAGGATATTGAATTGATCTTGGAATCAGGTGCTAAATCAATAATTCTTCATAGAGAAGATGTGAACGTAGCCGATTACTCTATCATTTACAATACACTTCAGAAGGATAACTCAAACTCTGAAAAAGAAGCTGTTGAGGTAATTTATAGACAATTAAGAAATACTGAAGCTCCAGATGAAGCGACTGCGAGAGAAGTAATCCACGGATTGTTCTTCTCAGACAAGCGTTATGATCTAGGAGAAGTAGGTAGATATAGAATCAATAAAAAGTTAGGATTGAACATCGATTCTGAAAAGATTGTATTGACTACTGAAGATATTATCAACATTGTGAAATACCTTATTGGTCTTATCAATTCTAAAGCTGTGGTCGATGATATTGATCACTTGAGTAATAGAAGAGTAAGAACAGTAGGTGAGCAACTTTATTCTCAATTTGGTGTAGGTCTTGCAAGAATGGCAAGAACGATCAGAGAAAGAATGAATGTTCGTGACAACGAAGATTTCAAACCAGTTGATTTGATCAACGCAAGAACACTTTCTTCTGTAATCAACTCATTCTTTGGTACGAATCAGTTGTCTCAGTTTATGGATCAAACGAATCCACTTGCTGAATTAACGCACAAAAGAAGATTATCGGCATTGGGTCCAGGTGGTCTTTCTAGAGAAAGAGCTGGTTTTGAGGTACGAGATGTTCACTATACGCACTACGGTCGACTTTGTACTATTGAAACACCAGAAGGTCCAAACATTGGTTTGATTTCTTCTCTTTGTGTACATGCCAAAGTGAATTCAATGGGCTTCTTGGAAACTCCTTACAGAAAAGTGAAGGAAGGAAAAGTAAGTATGAATGCAGATGATATTGTATTCTTAACTGCTGAAGAGGAAGATGACAATAACATCGCTCAAGCAAATGCTCCTTTGGATGAAAAAGGAATGTTTATCAACGATAGAGTAAAAGCAAGATTTGAAGGTGATTTCCCTGTATTGGATCCGAAAGAGATCAGTTACATGGATGTGGCTCCTAATCAAATTGTATCCGTTGCAGCTTCATTGATTCCATTCTTGGAGCATGATGATGCCAACCGTGCTTTGATGGGTTCAAACATGCAACGTCAAGCAGTTCCATTATTGAAAGCTGAAGCTCCAATTGTGGGAACAGGCTTAGAAGGAAAAGCAGCAATTGACTCTAGAGCCTTGATTATTGCTGAGACAAGTGGTGTGATTGAGTATGTTGATGCAACTAAAATTACTGTAAAATATGATCTTACTGAGGATGATCTTTTGGTCAACTTCAGCGATGAATATAAAACATACAACTTGGTGAAGTTCAGAAGAACTAACCAGGATACTACTATCAATTTGACTCCTTTAGTTCTGAAAGGTCAGAAAGTTGCTAAAGGTCAAGTATTGGTAGAAGGTTATGCCACCAATAATGGTGAACTTGCTTTAGGTAAAAACCTTCGTGTGGCTTACATGCCTTGGCAGGGGTATAACTTTGAAGATGCAATTGTAATTTCAGAGAGAGTAGTAAGAGAGGATATCTTCACTTCAATTCACATTGAAGAATTCCAGTTGGAAGTTAGAGATACCAAAAGAGGTGAGGAGGAATTAACTTCTGAAATTCCTAACGTTTCTGAAGAAGCTGTTAAGAATCTTGACGAAAATGGGATTATCAGAGTTGGAGCTGAATTGAAAGAAGGTGATATTATCATCGGTAAAATCACTCCAAAAGGTGAAACAGATCCTACTCCTGAAGAGAAATTGCTTCGTGCAATTTTCGGTGATAAAGCAGGTGATGTTAAAGATGCTTCATTGAAAGCTTCTCCATCATTAAATGGTGTGGTAATTGAGACCAAACTATTCTCTAGACCTAAAAAAGACAAAGATCTTAGAGCTAAGTCTAAGGCTGAGGTTGAAAAACTGAAAGCTCAGTATTCTAAGGATCTCTTAGGGATGAGAGCTCGAATGATCAATAAATTGGTCCAACTTTTGGATGGGAAGACTTCTCAGGGTGTAAGACACAAATTTGGTGATGAAATCATTAGCAAAGGCGTGAAATTCAATGCTAAGAACATTGAACAGAATTTGTTCCCTGCTAAAAATCCTTACAGAGATGAGTCCAACTATAATGTTCAAGAAGAAGCAAACCTTGTTTCTGACATTATTTTGGATGATTGGACAGATGATCAGCATACGAATAGCTTGATCCAGAAATTGGTGAAGAATTATATCAATTCTAGAAATGACATTTCTGGTATCTTCAAACGTGATAAATTTACCTTAGAAGTTGGTGATGAATTACCAGCTGGTATTGTTCAGCTTGCTAAAGTTTATGTAGCCAAAAAGCGTAAACTGAAAGTTGGAGATAAGATGGCAGGTCGTCACGGTAACAAAGGTATCGTAGCTCGAATTGTAAGAGAAGAAGATATGCCATTCCTAGAGGATGGAACACCAATGGATATTGTATTGAATCCGCTAGGTGTACCTTCAAGGATGAACATTGGACAGATCTTTGAAACTGTTCTTGCTTGGGCTGGACATAAAATGGGGAAAAAATATGCTACTCCAATATTTGATGGTGCCACTATGGAAGAGGTTGCTACAGAATTGGAAAAAGCGGAATTGCCTGCATACGGTAGAACATACCTATTTGATGGTTTGACTGGTAAGAAGTTTGACCAGCCAGTTACTGTAGGTATAGCTTACATGTTGAAACTAGGTCACTTGGTAGATGACAAAATGCACGCAAGATCTATTGGTCCATACTCACTCATCACACAGCAGCCACTTGGTGGTAAAGCCCAATTTGGTGGACAGAGATTTGGAGAAATGGAAGTGTGGGCATTGGAAGCATTTGGTGCTTCGCATGTACTTCAAGAAATTCTTACAGTGAAGTCAGA